In Synechococcus sp. KORDI-52, one genomic interval encodes:
- a CDS encoding ATP-dependent DNA ligase translates to MRAFQDLFNHLDQITGTKAKVQALVDHFQEVDQEQAAWALTLLLGKRRRRLITGRRLRDILRDRGGLPDWLIDDCYGQVGDSAETISLLWPAVQERVAASDPGLPSGEGDMPLSWWMDTLLPAISTRSDDDQANAVIWLWHRTPLDQHLIVNKLLTGGFRVGVSTGLISRAIAEAFGLEESLVVQRLMGGFEPSAERFAQLTASATADEHRSRGTPYPFYLASPLEPERLQETSANDWQLEWKWDGIRGQLIHRGSGVYLWSRGEELVNESFPELVEVAKALPSGSVLDGELICWRQDAATPLGFDQLQRRLGRKTVGTTLKRDCPMRFIAYDLLEHQGVDIRQQGLRQRQQQLAELLDNIKHPEAWRLQQSPSWSIDSWEDLEAQRNQARQHNAEGLMLKRAESPYLSGRKRGNWWKHKLEPMTLDAVLLYAQAGSGRRANLFTDYTFGLWTNTERPQLVTFAKAYSGLNDAEILELDRWIRRNTLQRFGPARSLKSELVFEIGFEGIHPSKRHKSGIAVRFPRILRWRRDKPADEADSLQTAMALIENR, encoded by the coding sequence ATGCGGGCCTTTCAGGACCTGTTCAATCATCTGGATCAGATCACGGGCACCAAAGCCAAGGTGCAGGCGCTGGTGGATCACTTTCAGGAGGTCGATCAAGAGCAAGCCGCCTGGGCGTTGACGCTGCTGTTGGGCAAACGCCGCCGCCGCCTGATCACCGGTCGCCGACTCCGCGACATCCTGCGGGACCGGGGTGGTCTGCCGGATTGGCTGATCGACGACTGCTACGGCCAGGTGGGCGACTCAGCCGAAACCATCAGCCTGCTCTGGCCCGCCGTGCAGGAGCGGGTTGCAGCAAGCGATCCCGGTCTGCCCAGCGGTGAGGGAGACATGCCCCTGAGCTGGTGGATGGACACGCTGCTCCCTGCCATCAGCACCCGAAGCGACGACGACCAGGCCAATGCCGTGATCTGGCTCTGGCACCGAACCCCGCTCGACCAGCACTTGATCGTCAACAAGTTGCTCACGGGGGGATTCCGTGTGGGTGTGTCGACGGGCCTGATCAGCCGCGCCATTGCCGAAGCGTTTGGACTGGAAGAAAGCCTGGTGGTGCAACGGCTGATGGGCGGGTTTGAGCCGTCTGCTGAGCGCTTCGCTCAACTCACCGCCAGCGCAACCGCGGATGAGCATCGTTCCAGGGGCACGCCTTACCCCTTTTATCTCGCTAGTCCCCTGGAGCCGGAACGGTTGCAGGAGACATCGGCGAACGATTGGCAACTGGAGTGGAAATGGGATGGGATCCGCGGGCAACTGATTCATCGCGGTTCCGGGGTCTACCTCTGGAGCCGTGGAGAGGAGCTGGTGAACGAGAGCTTTCCTGAGCTTGTGGAGGTGGCCAAGGCCTTGCCATCCGGCAGCGTTCTCGACGGCGAGCTGATCTGCTGGCGACAGGACGCAGCAACACCGCTTGGCTTTGACCAGCTGCAACGACGGCTGGGGCGCAAAACCGTTGGAACAACGTTGAAACGGGACTGCCCGATGCGGTTCATCGCCTACGACCTGCTGGAACATCAGGGCGTCGACATCCGCCAGCAGGGATTAAGGCAGCGCCAGCAGCAGCTGGCTGAGCTGCTCGACAACATCAAGCATCCCGAGGCATGGCGCCTGCAGCAGAGCCCGTCCTGGTCGATCGACTCCTGGGAGGACCTTGAGGCGCAACGCAACCAGGCCCGTCAGCACAATGCTGAGGGCCTGATGCTCAAACGGGCGGAATCGCCTTATTTGAGCGGCCGCAAACGCGGCAACTGGTGGAAACACAAGCTGGAGCCGATGACCCTCGATGCGGTGCTCCTCTATGCCCAAGCCGGCAGTGGACGTCGCGCCAACCTGTTCACCGATTACACCTTCGGCCTCTGGACCAACACTGAAAGGCCGCAGTTGGTGACCTTCGCCAAGGCTTATTCCGGCCTCAACGATGCCGAAATCCTTGAGCTCGACCGCTGGATCCGCCGCAACACCCTGCAGCGCTTCGGGCCGGCACGATCCCTGAAATCCGAGCTGGTGTTTGAAATCGGATTTGAGGGCATCCACCCCTCAAAACGCCACAAATCCGGCATCGCCGTGCGTTTCCCAAGGATTCTGCGCTGGCGTCGCGACAAACCTGCCGACGAAGCGGATTCACTCCAGACAGCGATGGCATTGATCGAGAACCGCTGA
- a CDS encoding DUF1651 domain-containing protein, producing the protein MIDRDEFWIWRFHRDEKAWIQDPKVFVDRGRSMPDDPPLLKERRYLRKDALPTSCGNHSKAKAGNGCRLLPGVQRLRSDSLT; encoded by the coding sequence CTGATCGACCGCGACGAATTCTGGATCTGGCGGTTTCATCGGGACGAGAAGGCATGGATCCAGGATCCCAAGGTCTTCGTTGATCGGGGCCGGAGCATGCCCGATGACCCGCCACTGCTCAAAGAACGCCGTTACCTGCGCAAGGACGCGCTGCCGACCAGCTGTGGCAATCACTCCAAAGCCAAGGCTGGAAACGGTTGCAGACTCCTGCCTGGGGTGCAGCGGTTGAGGTCTGACTCCCTCACCTAG
- a CDS encoding cupin domain-containing protein, translating into MIRTTLTAAAIAISGLSAVSAKPAEISPTNLINGETPPGKVAGLVNITKLIDVVRPDGLQLLVGRGTRLPGTRVAIHIHEFGGFTCIISGEITDFVEGKEDVKYGPGECYYMPPNTPMSAANLGDEPVVLIDSFVVTPGQPVITKIESGLN; encoded by the coding sequence ATGATCCGTACCACACTTACCGCAGCCGCTATTGCCATCAGTGGCCTGTCTGCAGTCAGCGCCAAACCTGCAGAGATCTCCCCCACAAACCTCATTAATGGTGAAACACCACCAGGGAAAGTCGCTGGACTTGTCAATATTACGAAGCTAATTGACGTCGTCAGGCCAGATGGACTGCAATTGCTTGTTGGCAGAGGTACAAGGCTTCCTGGAACCAGAGTTGCTATTCACATCCATGAATTTGGGGGGTTTACCTGCATTATCTCGGGCGAGATAACAGACTTTGTTGAGGGGAAAGAAGATGTTAAGTATGGTCCGGGTGAGTGTTATTACATGCCACCAAATACTCCGATGTCTGCCGCAAATCTTGGAGACGAGCCAGTCGTACTCATTGATTCCTTTGTGGTGACACCTGGTCAGCCCGTCATTACAAAGATTGAATCTGGCTTGAACTAG
- a CDS encoding ligase-associated DNA damage response exonuclease, whose product MIERTPEGLYCRAAKAWVDPWRPVPRALITHAHADHARPGCGEYWAVASSEGVLRQRLGQDITLHPVAYGEEHWLGQCKVSFHSAGHVLGSAQVRLESEGEVWVVSGDYKRDDDPSCEPFEPVRCDVLITEATFGMPIYRWMSGAQVAQDIHAWWSGDRSRPSLLFCYAFGKAQRLLAELKAIGVEEEVLLHGAVETVTRHYRDAGIPMTPSRPVSELPRKDPLHGRLILAPPSAHRSSWMRRFKAPQTAFASGWMAVRGARRRRGYERGFVLSDHADWPGLIQTVRDSGARKVYVTHGQSDVLARYLRDVEGVDAEPLETLFEGESD is encoded by the coding sequence TTGATCGAACGCACGCCGGAAGGGTTGTATTGCCGAGCGGCGAAGGCTTGGGTTGACCCGTGGCGCCCGGTGCCACGGGCCTTGATCACCCATGCCCATGCCGACCACGCCCGCCCCGGATGCGGGGAGTACTGGGCTGTGGCTTCCAGTGAAGGGGTTCTGCGCCAAAGACTCGGCCAAGACATCACGCTGCACCCCGTGGCCTATGGCGAGGAGCACTGGCTGGGGCAGTGCAAGGTGTCGTTTCACAGTGCAGGACACGTGCTGGGTTCGGCGCAGGTCCGCCTGGAGTCGGAGGGTGAGGTGTGGGTGGTGAGCGGTGATTACAAACGGGATGACGACCCCAGCTGTGAACCCTTTGAACCGGTGCGCTGCGACGTGTTGATCACCGAAGCCACCTTCGGGATGCCGATCTATCGATGGATGAGCGGTGCTCAGGTGGCCCAGGACATTCATGCCTGGTGGAGCGGTGATCGCAGCAGGCCGTCACTGCTGTTCTGCTACGCCTTCGGCAAAGCCCAACGCTTGCTGGCTGAGCTGAAGGCCATTGGCGTCGAGGAGGAGGTGCTGCTGCACGGCGCTGTGGAGACCGTGACGCGTCACTACCGCGATGCGGGGATTCCCATGACCCCCAGCCGGCCCGTCAGTGAACTGCCGCGCAAGGATCCGCTCCATGGGCGATTGATCCTGGCGCCACCCTCGGCCCATCGCTCCAGCTGGATGCGTCGCTTCAAGGCGCCCCAAACTGCCTTTGCCTCAGGCTGGATGGCCGTTCGCGGCGCCCGGAGACGGCGGGGCTACGAGCGGGGCTTCGTGCTCAGTGACCATGCCGACTGGCCTGGACTGATCCAGACCGTGCGGGACAGCGGCGCCCGCAAGGTGTACGTCACCCATGGCCAGAGCGACGTTCTAGCCCGTTACCTGCGTGACGTGGAGGGTGTGGATGCGGAACCGCTGGAGACCCTGTTTGAAGGCGAATCGGACTAG
- a CDS encoding molecular chaperone DnaJ produces the protein MACFGDQTVQHSKGFGGQASTSKRKPSKKRKPGTSNHRREQCPLGRDPGLEAIQARQCLGLPLTGRLSVSQVKRAHKRLAVQHHPDKGGDPALMTRFNTARDVLLQPEMDLIAA, from the coding sequence GTGGCTTGCTTCGGCGATCAGACTGTGCAGCATTCGAAAGGTTTTGGGGGGCAGGCCAGCACGTCCAAGAGGAAGCCAAGCAAGAAGCGCAAGCCAGGGACCTCGAACCATCGACGTGAGCAATGTCCCCTGGGCCGCGATCCGGGTCTTGAAGCGATTCAGGCCAGGCAGTGCCTTGGATTGCCTTTGACCGGGCGTTTGAGCGTTTCCCAGGTGAAGCGGGCGCACAAACGGCTTGCCGTTCAACATCACCCGGACAAGGGGGGAGATCCCGCACTGATGACTCGGTTCAATACGGCACGCGATGTGTTGCTTCAGCCCGAGATGGACCTGATTGCTGCGTGA
- a CDS encoding ligase-associated DNA damage response DEXH box helicase has product MAASKTKAKAKPATSDPRLNPIHAWFAQRNWTPLPFQEETWSAYLTGRNGLIQVPTGSGKTFAAVMGPIARMLAEEHPLKGIRLLYITPLRALSRDLSLAIREPIEAMGWPIRVGIRNGDSSSSERTKQLKAPPQILVTTPESLALLLSNTKAEALFGQLQTVILDEWHELMGSKRGSQTELCLSWLRQLLPGLQTWAISATIGNIEQAARHALGTSGEPQLIGGAPARSTEIQSILPETIDGFPWAGHLGLRMYEELVARLNPGISTLLFTNTRNQSERWHQCLRFACPEMEEGLALHHSAIDRSEREAIEASVKAGGIRWVVCTSSLDLGVDFQPVEQVVQIGSPKNLARLLQRAGRSAHLPGGTSQVLFMPTNALELLELSAVRRGLGEGLVEQRKPPKAPLDVLLQHLTGLACGPGFNPDKTVQAVRSCAAYADLSQDDWDWCMLFLEQGGECLGAYPRYRKLEWEQASQCYRVRDKAIARLHRLNVGTITAAPAITVRFVRGAVLGHVEETFISQLKPKDVFFFSGRQLEFLRLRDMTAYVKVSTKKTRTVPAWAGGQMALSDLLTHHLRLEVDRASRGDLDNAELQALKPLFDRQQDISVLPTVGQLLIETCRTREGTHLFAYPFEGRFVHEGIGFLWASRLTRLERGTITVSVNDYGFELLAPKSYPMAELLEDHIDLLLDRQKLERDLKNALNLSELQRRRFRAIAQIAGLMNRGFPGSSKSAGQLQISASLLFDVFSRHEPNNRLLLQAQQEVLDDQLEIARLEAALQRASSQEWLHVEIPRPSPLAFPLLVERLNSRLSNESVLERVQRMKEQALRQER; this is encoded by the coding sequence ATGGCAGCTTCAAAAACGAAGGCCAAGGCCAAACCAGCAACCAGCGACCCTCGCTTGAACCCGATTCATGCCTGGTTCGCGCAGAGAAACTGGACTCCGCTGCCGTTTCAGGAAGAGACCTGGAGCGCTTATCTGACGGGGCGAAATGGGTTGATCCAAGTGCCCACAGGGTCTGGCAAAACCTTCGCCGCCGTGATGGGACCGATCGCGCGGATGTTGGCGGAGGAGCACCCGCTGAAGGGAATACGTTTGCTCTACATCACACCCTTGCGGGCCCTCAGCCGCGACTTGTCGCTGGCGATCCGCGAACCGATCGAGGCGATGGGTTGGCCGATTCGGGTGGGCATCCGCAATGGCGACAGCAGCAGCAGCGAACGCACCAAACAGCTCAAGGCACCGCCACAGATTCTGGTGACAACCCCGGAGTCCCTCGCTCTGCTACTCAGCAACACCAAGGCTGAAGCGTTGTTTGGCCAGCTGCAGACGGTGATCCTCGATGAATGGCACGAGTTGATGGGCAGCAAACGGGGCAGCCAGACGGAGCTGTGCCTGAGCTGGTTGCGGCAGCTGCTCCCCGGGCTCCAGACCTGGGCCATCAGTGCGACCATCGGCAACATCGAGCAGGCAGCGCGCCATGCTCTAGGGACGTCAGGCGAACCGCAGCTGATCGGGGGCGCCCCTGCACGCAGCACGGAGATTCAGAGCATCCTTCCAGAGACGATCGATGGCTTCCCCTGGGCCGGACACCTCGGGTTGCGGATGTACGAGGAGCTGGTGGCCCGCCTGAATCCTGGGATCAGTACCTTGTTGTTCACCAATACCCGCAATCAGTCGGAGCGTTGGCACCAGTGTCTGCGCTTCGCCTGCCCGGAAATGGAGGAGGGATTGGCCCTGCACCACAGCGCCATTGATCGCAGCGAGCGGGAAGCGATCGAAGCCTCCGTGAAAGCTGGCGGCATTCGTTGGGTGGTCTGCACCAGCTCCCTGGACCTCGGGGTGGACTTCCAACCAGTGGAACAGGTGGTGCAGATCGGCAGCCCTAAAAATCTGGCGCGCCTGCTGCAACGGGCGGGGCGATCAGCGCATTTGCCCGGTGGAACATCCCAGGTGCTGTTCATGCCAACCAATGCGCTCGAACTGCTTGAGCTCAGTGCTGTGCGTCGGGGGCTGGGGGAGGGTCTGGTGGAACAACGCAAGCCGCCGAAGGCTCCTCTGGATGTGCTGCTGCAGCACCTCACGGGGTTGGCCTGTGGCCCTGGCTTCAATCCCGACAAGACCGTGCAGGCCGTTCGGAGCTGTGCGGCCTACGCCGATCTGAGCCAAGACGACTGGGACTGGTGCATGCTGTTTCTGGAGCAGGGCGGGGAGTGCCTCGGGGCCTATCCCCGCTACCGCAAGCTCGAGTGGGAGCAGGCAAGCCAGTGCTACCGGGTTCGCGACAAGGCCATCGCCCGGCTGCACCGTCTCAACGTCGGAACGATCACGGCTGCACCGGCGATCACCGTGCGTTTTGTGCGTGGTGCCGTTCTCGGCCATGTGGAGGAGACCTTCATCAGCCAGCTCAAGCCGAAGGATGTGTTCTTCTTCTCGGGCCGTCAGCTGGAATTCCTGCGGCTGCGCGACATGACCGCCTACGTGAAGGTCAGCACCAAGAAAACGCGCACGGTGCCTGCCTGGGCTGGGGGACAGATGGCCCTCTCCGATCTGCTGACCCATCACCTGCGTCTCGAGGTGGACCGTGCCAGCCGGGGTGATCTCGACAACGCTGAACTGCAGGCTCTGAAGCCCCTGTTTGATCGACAACAGGACATCTCGGTGTTACCGACGGTTGGGCAGCTGTTGATTGAGACCTGTCGCACCCGGGAAGGCACACACCTCTTTGCCTACCCCTTCGAAGGGCGGTTCGTGCATGAAGGCATCGGCTTCCTCTGGGCGTCGCGGCTCACCCGTCTAGAGCGGGGCACGATCACGGTGTCGGTGAACGACTACGGCTTTGAGCTGTTGGCACCGAAGAGCTACCCCATGGCGGAGCTACTGGAGGACCATATCGATCTGCTGCTCGATCGCCAAAAGCTGGAGCGGGATCTGAAAAACGCACTGAATCTGTCCGAGCTGCAACGGCGACGCTTCCGCGCCATCGCCCAGATCGCTGGCCTGATGAACCGGGGATTCCCTGGATCCAGCAAAAGCGCCGGTCAGCTTCAGATCAGTGCATCGCTGCTCTTTGATGTGTTCAGCCGCCATGAGCCGAATAACCGCTTGCTGCTGCAGGCGCAGCAGGAGGTGCTCGACGACCAGCTGGAGATCGCGCGCCTGGAGGCGGCCTTGCAACGCGCCTCAAGCCAGGAATGGCTGCACGTTGAAATCCCGCGGCCCAGCCCGCTGGCCTTTCCACTGTTGGTGGAGCGGCTAAATTCTCGACTCAGCAACGAGTCAGTTCTCGAACGGGTTCAGCGGATGAAGGAACAGGCACTCCGACAAGAGCGGTAG
- a CDS encoding trans-aconitate 2-methyltransferase — protein MDLNDYRSPDHALAYLAKADRILHRREGEVVLLSFIPPSSKRILDLGTGDGRLIAMLLLHCKDAHFVGIDNSTPMIDAANQRFVNESRVKIISHDFAQTLPDLGTFDAIVSSFAIHHCTNSRKRSLYAEVLDRLSPQGVFCNLDHVASPTMSLHKRFLDAMAINPEDEDKGNILLDVETQLNWLREIGFRDVDSYWKWLELCLFGGFVSQHVSDK, from the coding sequence ATGGATCTAAACGATTACAGATCTCCCGATCATGCGTTGGCGTATCTCGCCAAAGCTGACAGAATCCTGCACCGAAGGGAGGGCGAGGTAGTGTTGTTGTCCTTTATCCCTCCGTCTTCGAAGCGCATCCTTGATCTCGGTACCGGCGACGGTCGTCTCATAGCAATGTTATTACTTCATTGCAAGGACGCACATTTCGTCGGCATCGATAATTCCACCCCCATGATCGATGCGGCTAATCAACGTTTTGTGAATGAGTCGCGCGTTAAAATTATTTCTCATGACTTTGCACAGACACTTCCCGACTTAGGCACTTTTGATGCCATTGTTTCTAGCTTTGCGATTCACCACTGCACGAATAGTCGCAAGCGATCTCTCTATGCCGAGGTCCTTGATCGCCTGAGCCCCCAGGGCGTCTTCTGCAACCTTGACCACGTCGCGTCACCCACAATGTCGCTCCATAAGAGATTTCTGGATGCCATGGCGATAAATCCAGAGGATGAGGATAAAGGCAATATCCTCCTGGATGTCGAAACTCAACTTAATTGGCTCCGTGAAATTGGTTTTCGCGACGTTGATAGCTACTGGAAATGGCTGGAGCTTTGCCTCTTTGGAGGGTTCGTCAGCCAGCATGTCTCAGATAAGTAA
- a CDS encoding DUF3104 domain-containing protein, with protein sequence MTLVVTDTDGAWRMADVIWVDDGARNPKIPTLFQVADVDSGVINWVNADLVTHICPRV encoded by the coding sequence ATGACTTTGGTCGTCACTGACACGGATGGCGCTTGGCGTATGGCTGATGTGATCTGGGTCGATGACGGTGCCAGGAACCCCAAAATCCCAACGTTGTTCCAGGTGGCTGATGTCGATAGCGGCGTCATCAACTGGGTCAACGCTGACCTCGTGACCCATATCTGTCCGAGGGTCTGA
- a CDS encoding DUF3303 domain-containing protein — translation MSPALHEIHGSSARRRLNFSEQMQLYNVTWQFPEIEGQKAAYAKLIEYMASGAEGDHIDGFELISRTHCPQTGSGVVICKAESSMVLFKHFAPWRAMFGVEFDMQPAFTDEEVCACHKDLFEMMSA, via the coding sequence ATGTCGCCTGCGCTGCACGAAATCCACGGTTCTAGTGCTAGAAGGAGGCTTAACTTTTCAGAACAGATGCAGCTTTACAACGTCACTTGGCAATTCCCCGAGATCGAAGGGCAAAAGGCTGCTTACGCCAAGTTGATTGAGTACATGGCTAGCGGAGCCGAAGGCGATCACATTGACGGCTTCGAATTGATCAGCCGCACTCACTGCCCTCAAACTGGCAGTGGCGTAGTGATCTGCAAAGCAGAAAGCAGCATGGTTCTGTTCAAGCATTTCGCCCCCTGGCGCGCGATGTTCGGAGTGGAATTCGATATGCAGCCCGCTTTCACCGATGAGGAGGTCTGTGCATGCCACAAGGACTTGTTCGAAATGATGAGTGCCTGA
- a CDS encoding chlorophyll a/b-binding protein, giving the protein MSRPAFRYEEPERFGESLTTARPWNRSALSDVERLNGRVAMLGFTAAVVLERLTGLGIAAQLRAALRWYLQLG; this is encoded by the coding sequence ATGAGTCGGCCTGCTTTTCGTTACGAAGAACCCGAACGCTTCGGGGAGTCGCTGACCACTGCACGTCCCTGGAACCGTTCCGCGCTGAGCGATGTGGAGCGTCTCAACGGCCGAGTGGCCATGCTTGGCTTCACTGCCGCCGTGGTGCTTGAACGCCTGACCGGATTGGGAATCGCAGCTCAGCTCCGTGCGGCGTTGCGCTGGTACCTCCAATTGGGTTGA
- a CDS encoding esterase, whose protein sequence is MPGPSRLSQPVVILGGFLITEEAYRPLADWIDQATGAPVRIVPSSKLDWLATSWAFGWCRLLDRVDACVRELQQLSPTGRVTLIGHSSGGVMLRPYLVDQTFLNRRFNGATRCNRLITLGSPHQAVRATPLRARVDREFPGCPEADRVDYVAVAGRLDPLGVNASDFSKRSAARSYRQIMGDPDLEGDGLVPMPSALLRDARWIELSDTAHGGLFGQSWYGSTDRIEFWWSQLGD, encoded by the coding sequence TTGCCCGGCCCATCCCGCCTGTCCCAACCTGTCGTCATTCTCGGCGGTTTTTTGATCACCGAGGAGGCGTATCGGCCCCTCGCCGATTGGATTGACCAGGCCACAGGTGCTCCTGTACGCATCGTGCCCTCGTCCAAATTGGATTGGCTGGCCACGAGCTGGGCCTTTGGCTGGTGCCGTTTGCTGGACCGTGTCGATGCCTGTGTGCGCGAACTGCAGCAGCTGTCGCCAACTGGTCGCGTCACCTTGATTGGCCATAGTTCCGGTGGCGTGATGTTGAGGCCTTACCTGGTCGACCAGACCTTTCTGAACCGGCGTTTCAACGGTGCGACCCGGTGCAATCGGCTGATCACCCTGGGCAGTCCCCATCAAGCGGTGCGGGCTACACCGCTAAGGGCTCGCGTGGATCGCGAGTTTCCGGGGTGTCCTGAAGCCGACCGGGTGGACTACGTCGCGGTTGCTGGTCGGCTCGATCCTCTTGGAGTCAATGCATCCGACTTTTCGAAGCGCAGCGCTGCCCGCAGTTATCGCCAGATCATGGGCGACCCGGATCTGGAGGGGGATGGCCTGGTGCCGATGCCATCAGCCTTGCTGCGGGATGCTCGTTGGATCGAGCTTTCCGATACGGCCCACGGAGGCTTGTTCGGCCAAAGCTGGTACGGCTCCACCGATCGAATTGAGTTTTGGTGGTCGCAGTTGGGTGACTGA
- a CDS encoding GIY-YIG nuclease family protein, whose protein sequence is MDKCDLYLVLDHYSGAFKIDISKHPQTRLKQISAHYDVGRASIIQTTSFTTRDAARSWESNIHKRYAIYTSPEQGGREWVDLTDQQSKDFVEWMEASTSKRAIKVLSVKASVTKNPDQLMRDRFARGAFAMFISIGLVPGVARAMTENGYATVAIWTGFGAAVGMGAKKQEEQSSSYTLDGKPLNYILKSEYQMMGLWDERISTLEGVKPVGWELPQSTTPDTAAKLYEQGK, encoded by the coding sequence ATGGATAAATGCGATCTATATCTCGTCCTTGATCACTACAGCGGTGCCTTCAAAATCGACATCAGCAAGCATCCTCAGACACGGCTAAAACAGATCTCCGCTCATTACGACGTCGGCAGGGCCAGCATCATCCAGACCACTTCGTTCACCACCCGCGATGCCGCACGCAGCTGGGAGTCAAACATTCACAAGCGCTACGCCATCTACACGTCACCAGAGCAAGGTGGGCGTGAATGGGTCGACCTCACAGATCAGCAGAGCAAGGACTTTGTTGAGTGGATGGAAGCATCCACCAGCAAACGAGCCATTAAGGTTTTGAGCGTAAAGGCTTCTGTTACTAAGAACCCCGATCAACTTATGCGTGATCGCTTTGCACGCGGTGCTTTCGCCATGTTTATCTCCATCGGCCTTGTCCCTGGTGTGGCCAGGGCTATGACCGAAAATGGTTATGCCACCGTGGCGATCTGGACTGGCTTCGGCGCAGCAGTTGGTATGGGAGCCAAGAAGCAAGAAGAGCAGTCGTCCAGTTACACCCTTGATGGCAAACCGCTCAACTACATCCTTAAGAGTGAATACCAAATGATGGGTCTGTGGGACGAGCGAATCTCCACCCTGGAAGGCGTCAAACCCGTGGGTTGGGAGCTGCCTCAATCCACCACTCCTGATACGGCGGCAAAGCTGTACGAGCAAGGCAAATGA
- a CDS encoding methyltransferase domain-containing protein, producing MAVVPVLEDSQRFKLDTSDDAIFYSEPRFVHHLDAGFRSRLTTLYRDRIPPCAQVLDLMSSWVSHLPEDVSYDKVIGHGLNDEELRSNPRLDQHWVQNLNRDQTLPVEDGSIDATLIVAGWQYLQQPEPIAAELLRITRPRGQVIVAFSNRMFFTKAPQVWTDGDDGDHLRYIAEVLVAQGWPNPEIIAEDTRAEGVMGLFGGKGDPFFAVVAQKPLH from the coding sequence ATGGCAGTTGTTCCTGTTCTTGAGGACTCCCAACGGTTCAAGTTGGACACCTCGGATGATGCCATCTTCTACAGCGAGCCTCGCTTCGTTCACCATCTGGACGCAGGTTTTCGGTCTCGACTGACGACCCTTTACAGGGACCGGATACCCCCTTGTGCCCAGGTTCTGGATCTGATGAGCAGTTGGGTCAGCCACCTGCCGGAGGACGTGAGTTACGACAAGGTCATTGGCCATGGTCTCAACGACGAGGAGCTGCGTTCCAATCCGCGCCTTGATCAGCACTGGGTCCAGAACCTCAACAGGGATCAAACCCTCCCCGTTGAGGACGGTTCGATCGATGCCACCCTCATCGTTGCCGGGTGGCAGTACCTGCAGCAGCCAGAGCCGATCGCCGCTGAACTGTTGAGAATCACGCGGCCTCGGGGGCAGGTGATCGTCGCTTTTTCCAATCGGATGTTCTTCACCAAGGCCCCGCAGGTCTGGACCGATGGTGACGACGGCGATCACCTCCGCTACATCGCAGAGGTGTTAGTGGCGCAGGGTTGGCCCAACCCGGAGATCATCGCCGAAGACACCCGCGCCGAAGGCGTGATGGGTTTGTTCGGAGGCAAAGGAGATCCATTTTTTGCTGTGGTGGCTCAGAAACCTCTGCACTGA
- a CDS encoding DUF1543 domain-containing protein, with product MSSALKLFLVVLGGRCSGCHVEQHDVRWVVGESIEATLPALRQEWIGLRRGLHIDSYRCIDRSDGYRIEVVEQPEQPANAADGPRLWFVNLGAYDPTTMAEQHAFGVIVARSSASAKARARQRWLQGQEQVHKDDLHRVEMDRALDDLLPIHGNGQWHLKLIADAQHDEAPEHPDWYGYWTI from the coding sequence ATGAGCAGCGCCCTAAAGCTGTTCCTGGTGGTGCTGGGGGGGCGTTGCTCGGGCTGCCATGTCGAGCAACACGATGTGCGTTGGGTTGTGGGAGAGAGCATCGAGGCCACACTGCCGGCACTGCGCCAGGAATGGATCGGCCTTCGCCGTGGCCTGCATATCGACAGCTACCGCTGCATCGACCGCAGCGATGGGTACCGCATTGAGGTTGTTGAACAACCGGAGCAACCAGCCAATGCTGCTGATGGGCCACGTCTCTGGTTTGTCAACCTTGGGGCCTATGACCCGACAACGATGGCGGAACAGCACGCGTTCGGAGTGATCGTGGCCCGTTCGTCAGCATCGGCCAAAGCCCGTGCACGCCAGCGTTGGCTTCAGGGACAGGAACAGGTGCATAAGGATGATCTTCACAGGGTCGAGATGGACCGTGCGCTGGATGATCTGCTGCCGATTCATGGCAATGGCCAATGGCATCTGAAACTGATTGCCGACGCCCAACATGACGAGGCTCCAGAACACCCTGACTGGTACGGCTACTGGACCATCTGA